The sequence AGTCGAAATAATCCAATCTTAATAAATCTGCTCCTATAAAAAGTAGAAAAACCATTAGTATAAACCTACCGTATTGCCAATACGCATTTAGTTTGATTTTATTTATTCCAACCAATATGATCCCTAATGGACTAACTAAAATTTGGGAAATAAAAACTAAACTAATTATCTCCACCACTTTACCTGATATTTCCCAATCTTTTCCAAAAATCAATACGATAATATCCTCTCCATAAAATTTTAATGTAAGAAAAACTGGAATTCCAAATAAAAGCAAAATTCCTAATGTATTTAAAAACGTAGATTTCACCTCAGATACTTTACCACTTTTAAATGATTCAACGACCTTTTCAAAGAAAATATTACTAATAGTTTGAGCGACAAAAGATACAGGCAAAACAACGATCATATTGGCAAGGCCAAAATATCCAACTTCTTCCTTGGTATAATAAATCCCTAAAAAAACTACAATTAGCTGGATCCCAACAATATTAATCATATTAGATGGAACATTATGCAGAGGAAAATCTTTATATTTTAAGAATATATTTTTCATACTCTTAAAATTATACTTTACAACAGGAAGGCTCGATTTAGCTTTCAGAAATAGGAACAAACACCCAATGATTACACCAGTAATTTTACCTATTGCCAATCCAAATTCATTTCTTCCAAAAACCTTTGCTACGAGTAAGGCTAATGCCACATAAATAATTGATTCAACAATTTTAGAAATTGCCTTTAATGTGAATTTTTTCTCTCTAATAAACCAATAATTTAAAATATTAAAAAATGCATAAAAGAGAACATAAAAGGGAACTAAATAAACCGTATGGTTTAATTTGAAACTACGAACTAAAAAATCCTTAAAAATAAAAACTAATGCGAATACAATTACAAAAAAAATGAATGCAAATAAGGTGTTTAATCCTAATACATCTTTTATTCTTCCTTTATTTTTTTCTAAAACTAAAGCATTTTCCAACTTTCCAGTTGAAGCAACAATTAATATGCTACATAACGAAACCAAGCCCGTAACTTCGGCCATTCCATTTTCATCATATACTCTCGTAAGAATAGGGCTACAAATAACAGGAATTAATTGGGCTATGATTACATAAATAGCTTGATTTGCTATTAATCTAAAATAACTAGACTTACTCAAATTCAAAATTACACCTATCACGAAAAGAACTCCACCCCTCTTTTATTGAAAGGGGTGGATTATATTTTAAATTATTGAATATAAATAATTAATTTGATCCTTAAGATCAATTTGATGATTACCTACAAATAATCCATTTGTATCCAACTTTTGAGCAGATTTCATTTCACCATGAATTTCATAATCAAAATATTTTAATACTTCATTCTTGGTAAAGTCCCCAGTAACTATTGGTCGACAATCTATTCCCTTATTAGTTAATAATTCAACCAACTCATCTCTACGGTACTTAGCACTATCTTTTAAAATTATACTGAACCCAAACCAACTACTCTCTCCTAATTCCTCTTGTAAAATAAACTCATCATTACCGGAAAATAATTCTTTGAAATATTTAGCATTTGACCTTCTTACATTAATAAAATCATCTAGTTTTTTAAGTTGCTCTATTCCAATGGCCCCACTCATCTCTACAGGGCGAACATTATATCCAGGAAGAACAAATCTAAATGATTCCTTAAACCAATCATCTCCTTTATTAGAAACCTCATTTTCTTTTGGTAGATGTCTAGTCCATCCATGGGACCTTAAGCTTAAAAGAATATGATACAATTCTTTATCATCAGTTGAAATAACACCACCTTCCATCGTAGCAATATGATGAGAATAGAATGTAGAGAAAGTTCCCATGATTCCGAATGTCCCTGCCTGCTTACCATTAAAAGTAGCTCCAAGCGACTCGCAGTTATCTTCCAAAAGTAATATATCTTTATCTGCTATAATCCTGTTAATCCTATCAAAGTTGTTAGGATTTCCGAGAAGATTGACAGCTAGTATCATTCTAGTTTTATCATTAACCGCAGCTTCTAAAGCTTCAAGATCATAATTTAAAGTGTTTATATCAATATCAACAAATTTGAGCTTAAGTCCATATTGATACAATGGATAATATGAAGTCGACCATGATACTGCAGGAACAATAACTTCATCCCCCTTTTTAAGTGGATCATTTTTTTTATAAAACAAGGCTGCCACAGCTAATAAATTTGCTGAGGACCCTGAATTCACCATAACACAATATTTTGAGCCTAAGAATTTTGCAAAATCATTTTCAAAACTTTGCACATATTCCCCCATAGTATACATATCTTTTGCTATCACATTTTTAATAGCCTGTAGTTCAGCATCATCCCATGTTGAGGTTGCCAATGGATATTTAATCA comes from Echinicola vietnamensis DSM 17526 and encodes:
- a CDS encoding oligosaccharide flippase family protein; this encodes MSKSSYFRLIANQAIYVIIAQLIPVICSPILTRVYDENGMAEVTGLVSLCSILIVASTGKLENALVLEKNKGRIKDVLGLNTLFAFIFFVIVFALVFIFKDFLVRSFKLNHTVYLVPFYVLFYAFFNILNYWFIREKKFTLKAISKIVESIIYVALALLVAKVFGRNEFGLAIGKITGVIIGCLFLFLKAKSSLPVVKYNFKSMKNIFLKYKDFPLHNVPSNMINIVGIQLIVVFLGIYYTKEEVGYFGLANMIVVLPVSFVAQTISNIFFEKVVESFKSGKVSEVKSTFLNTLGILLLFGIPVFLTLKFYGEDIIVLIFGKDWEISGKVVEIISLVFISQILVSPLGIILVGINKIKLNAYWQYGRFILMVFLLFIGADLLRLDYFDLLFLYSIGVLVSYVFYLVIIFKSVFGLGK
- a CDS encoding DegT/DnrJ/EryC1/StrS family aminotransferase → MIKYPLATSTWDDAELQAIKNVIAKDMYTMGEYVQSFENDFAKFLGSKYCVMVNSGSSANLLAVAALFYKKNDPLKKGDEVIVPAVSWSTSYYPLYQYGLKLKFVDIDINTLNYDLEALEAAVNDKTRMILAVNLLGNPNNFDRINRIIADKDILLLEDNCESLGATFNGKQAGTFGIMGTFSTFYSHHIATMEGGVISTDDKELYHILLSLRSHGWTRHLPKENEVSNKGDDWFKESFRFVLPGYNVRPVEMSGAIGIEQLKKLDDFINVRRSNAKYFKELFSGNDEFILQEELGESSWFGFSIILKDSAKYRRDELVELLTNKGIDCRPIVTGDFTKNEVLKYFDYEIHGEMKSAQKLDTNGLFVGNHQIDLKDQINYLYSII